Proteins from a single region of Pyramidobacter piscolens W5455:
- a CDS encoding ABC transporter substrate-binding protein yields the protein MNRKRVAVLAGMAVLVSSAAFAMTKEEEDAAWKKEPAYGRVINVGYNGGLCLGTFGIADIKGFYAEEGLKVKITRMTKDVDAIGTGKVDVVGGHIAKFIIPTVNGVRMKFTTGIHTGCKSLYVLAKGDIKSTKDLVGKTVAVPNGIGDSDQNIAMRFFSRDGISPFCDIKWKVVEAGVSIMAMQSGEIEAALLEDQFARRFLDDGTLRIVRSLTYDDDFKKEACCVHAVNLDFYNENPITVKKLTRAHEKASQWILDNIDESVRLLLDHKYVTGGFDLVQSIQKTLDYGISDQATEETLRLIIRDYQGFGILDPRLDPDKILKKIWDPVLQHD from the coding sequence ATGAACAGAAAACGGGTTGCGGTTCTGGCGGGTATGGCAGTGCTTGTTTCCTCCGCGGCCTTCGCGATGACGAAGGAAGAGGAAGATGCGGCCTGGAAGAAGGAGCCGGCGTATGGGCGCGTGATTAACGTGGGCTACAACGGCGGACTGTGTCTCGGCACTTTTGGCATTGCCGACATCAAAGGCTTCTACGCCGAAGAGGGGCTGAAAGTCAAGATCACGCGCATGACCAAGGATGTGGATGCCATCGGCACCGGCAAAGTCGACGTGGTGGGCGGCCACATCGCTAAGTTCATCATTCCTACGGTTAACGGCGTGCGCATGAAATTCACGACGGGCATCCACACCGGCTGCAAATCACTGTACGTGCTCGCCAAGGGCGACATCAAGAGCACAAAAGATCTGGTCGGCAAGACGGTGGCTGTGCCGAACGGCATTGGCGACTCCGATCAGAACATCGCCATGCGCTTTTTCAGCCGCGACGGTATCAGTCCCTTCTGCGACATCAAATGGAAGGTCGTTGAAGCGGGAGTCAGCATCATGGCCATGCAGAGCGGAGAGATTGAGGCCGCGCTGCTTGAAGATCAGTTCGCGCGCCGCTTCCTCGACGATGGTACTTTGCGCATCGTGCGTTCGCTGACTTACGACGATGATTTCAAGAAAGAAGCCTGCTGTGTTCATGCCGTCAATCTGGACTTCTACAACGAGAACCCGATCACCGTGAAGAAACTGACTCGCGCTCATGAAAAGGCCAGTCAGTGGATTCTCGACAATATCGACGAGAGCGTCCGCCTCCTGCTCGACCACAAGTACGTCACTGGCGGCTTCGACCTTGTGCAGTCCATTCAGAAAACTCTGGATTATGGCATCAGCGATCAGGCGACGGAAGAGACACTGCGTCTTATCATCCGCGATTACCAAGGCTTTGGCATTCTCGATCCCCGCCTCGATCCCGACAAGATCCTGAAAAAGATCTGGGATCCGGTCTTGCAGCACGATTGA